One Cellulomonas sp. Y8 DNA segment encodes these proteins:
- a CDS encoding phosphotransferase has translation MRSPLALAALATVAVPGFDAREVRAAAAAGDDDVALVTDGQRRHWVVRAPRNAAAGAALEAELVLLGALGDHVDAGKLPFDVPRVAGAAPLEEGGRVVVHRELPGRPVDLERVAPGPGIAASLGRSIAALHELPVALVEDAGLPVYDAAAYRARRLAEVDEAARTGRVPATLLRRWEERLEDVAVWKFAPVVVHGDLSADHVLVADGAVTGVTSWGEAKVADPADDLAWLLVAAPQDSVDSIMEAYQLRRTELTDPHLADRALLAGELALARWLLYGVRSGDDEVVADAVQMLDELDEQTRDVAEPGAAPL, from the coding sequence GTGCGTTCTCCCCTTGCTCTCGCCGCTCTCGCGACCGTCGCCGTCCCGGGCTTCGACGCCCGCGAGGTGCGGGCCGCCGCGGCCGCGGGGGACGACGACGTCGCCCTGGTGACCGACGGGCAGCGCCGGCACTGGGTGGTGCGCGCGCCGCGGAACGCCGCCGCGGGAGCCGCGCTCGAGGCCGAGCTGGTGCTGCTCGGCGCGCTCGGGGACCACGTCGACGCCGGGAAGCTGCCGTTCGACGTGCCGCGGGTCGCGGGCGCCGCGCCGCTCGAGGAGGGCGGCCGCGTGGTCGTGCACCGCGAGCTGCCGGGCCGCCCGGTCGACCTCGAGCGCGTCGCCCCCGGCCCCGGGATCGCCGCCTCGCTCGGCCGCTCGATCGCGGCGCTGCACGAGCTGCCCGTGGCGCTCGTCGAGGACGCCGGGCTGCCGGTCTACGACGCGGCCGCGTACCGCGCGCGCCGGCTCGCGGAGGTCGACGAGGCCGCCCGCACCGGCCGGGTGCCCGCCACGCTGCTGCGGCGCTGGGAGGAGCGGCTCGAGGACGTCGCGGTGTGGAAGTTCGCGCCCGTCGTCGTGCACGGCGACCTGTCGGCCGACCACGTGCTCGTCGCCGACGGCGCCGTGACCGGCGTGACGTCCTGGGGCGAGGCCAAGGTCGCCGACCCCGCGGACGACCTCGCGTGGCTGCTCGTCGCCGCGCCGCAGGACTCGGTCGACTCGATCATGGAGGCGTACCAGCTGCGCCGCACCGAGCTCACCGACCCGCACCTCGCCGACCGCGCGCTGCTCGCGGGCGAGCTCGCGCTGGCGCGCTGGCTGCTCTACGGGGTGCGGTCCGGCGACGACGAGGTGGTCGCGGACGCGGTCCAGATGCTCGACGAGCTGGACGAGCAGACCCGCGACGTCGCGGAGCCGGGCGCGGCCCCGCTCTGA
- a CDS encoding mycoredoxin has translation MTTTQDLPAEGTVTMYSTTWCGYCRRLKTQLDSAGIAYTEVDIEQLPDAAAFVERVNGGNQTVPTVLFPDGSAATNPSLVQVRERLGA, from the coding sequence ATGACGACCACGCAGGACCTGCCCGCCGAGGGCACCGTGACGATGTACTCGACGACCTGGTGCGGCTACTGCCGCCGCCTGAAGACGCAGCTCGACTCCGCGGGCATCGCGTACACCGAGGTCGACATCGAGCAGCTGCCGGACGCCGCGGCGTTCGTCGAGCGGGTGAACGGGGGCAACCAGACCGTGCCGACCGTGCTGTTCCCGGACGGCTCCGCGGCCACGAACCCGTCGCTGGTGCAGGTCCGCGAGCGCCTCGGCGCCTGA
- the nudC gene encoding NAD(+) diphosphatase — translation MFASDLPLSRTVTDRAADLRGDEDLLPALLDDASTRVLLVSGGRVVTRRRGRRLALALYTPQEAALRAPSSSLAERWAFLGYDDADRVPGVAPGEIRPEGPAYLAHHVPEGGTAALPAGDEWTALREVGGELSARDAGLATAAVALYEWHVRYPRCPRCGAETQPVSSGWVRRCPVDGSDHYPRTDPAVIMAVVDDDDRLLLANSAAWPTHRFSTLAGFVEPGESVEHAIRREAREETAVVVGEVEYRGSQPWPFPASLMLGFRARALSTEITVDGDELRAARWFDRETLRAEVESGSVVLPPGTSIARALIEDWYGGELPTDPLRDGWSRGAVPPAEQAASPAPAAPAEAVPVDAEPAPAAQPPATRRQGRRAAPAPVDEGPLGTR, via the coding sequence GTGTTCGCCTCCGACCTCCCTCTGTCGCGGACGGTCACGGACCGGGCCGCGGACCTCCGCGGTGACGAGGACCTGCTGCCCGCGCTGCTCGACGACGCCTCCACCCGCGTGCTGCTGGTCTCCGGCGGCCGGGTCGTGACCCGCCGCCGCGGCCGCCGCCTGGCCCTGGCGCTCTACACGCCGCAGGAGGCGGCGCTGCGCGCGCCGAGCTCGTCGCTGGCGGAGCGCTGGGCGTTCCTCGGCTACGACGACGCCGACCGCGTCCCCGGTGTCGCGCCCGGCGAGATCCGGCCCGAAGGCCCCGCCTACCTGGCGCACCACGTGCCCGAGGGCGGGACCGCGGCGCTGCCCGCGGGCGACGAGTGGACCGCGCTGCGCGAGGTCGGCGGCGAGCTGTCGGCGCGGGACGCCGGCCTCGCGACGGCCGCCGTCGCGCTCTACGAGTGGCACGTGCGGTATCCGCGGTGCCCGCGGTGCGGCGCCGAGACGCAGCCGGTGTCGAGCGGCTGGGTGCGCCGCTGCCCGGTCGACGGGTCGGACCACTACCCGCGGACGGACCCGGCGGTGATCATGGCGGTCGTCGACGACGACGACCGGCTGCTGCTCGCGAACTCGGCCGCGTGGCCGACGCACCGGTTCTCGACGCTCGCGGGCTTCGTCGAGCCGGGGGAGTCCGTCGAGCACGCGATCCGCCGGGAGGCGCGCGAGGAGACCGCCGTCGTGGTCGGCGAGGTCGAGTACCGGGGCAGCCAGCCGTGGCCGTTCCCCGCGTCGCTGATGCTGGGCTTCCGTGCCCGGGCGCTGTCGACCGAGATCACCGTCGACGGCGACGAGCTGCGCGCCGCGCGCTGGTTCGACCGGGAGACGCTGCGCGCCGAGGTGGAGTCCGGCTCGGTCGTGCTGCCCCCGGGCACCTCGATCGCCCGGGCGCTGATCGAGGACTGGTACGGCGGGGAGCTGCCCACCGACCCGCTGCGGGACGGCTGGAGCCGCGGTGCGGTGCCGCCGGCGGAGCAGGCCGCGTCGCCCGCGCCCGCCGCACCGGCCGAGGCGGTCCCGGTCGACGCGGAGCCCGCGCCCGCGGCGCAGCCCCCGGCCACCCGGCGCCAGGGCCGGCGCGCCGCGCCCGCCCCCGTGGACGAGGGCCCGCTCGGCACGCGCTGA
- a CDS encoding UrvD/REP family ATP-dependent DNA helicase produces the protein MTPTPAGPPSAAGLRLVRPALADVPAPVRLGADQRAVVDRVVAGADPALLVVGAAGTGKTLLAVEAVAAALGADDDGLFPSPDLPSPDEVLVLASGRRAAAELRDRIGARVRRTTGQAMVRTPAAAAFAVLRARAALLGDPAPTLISGPEQDLALAELLAGHAAGEGVPLAWPAGVPEEALTLRAFRGELRDLVMRAAERGVEPEDLALLGERHGRPEWVAAAGLYQEYVDVTTLRAGTPDAGARYDPAVVVEEAAEVLRTWEDELPGPRPRWRLVVVDDYQEATEATARLLRVLQDNGARLLLLADPDAAVQTFRGATPALVGRADVAGTGPGELGAARLVLDGVRRHGPVLRGVAARVAERIAVVGGAAHRRALPVPGAGAPAAGGVPTQGGEVGGVPTPAGEPGRVPTPDGGAGGTPVPGGAVAVPRDVLRAAVLPSPAQEAAWVAHALRRAHLEDGTPWAEMAVIARSGGQVTALRRALGSAQVPVAVVGSDVPLRDEPAVRPLLDSLRVALGPDAGGSALDAELAARLCCSPLGGMDAVGLRRLRRSLRAEEVALGGGRASDELLVEVLLSPAAAAVLQPVVRRPVARIATVLAAGREAAAAPGADAQAVLWAIWDASGLAEPWRRSALAGGPGGARADRDLDAVLALFRAAETFVDRMPQARAAAFLEWVEAQELPSDTIAARARRDAVSVLTPAGAAGREWDVVAVAGVQEGVWPDLRLRDSLLGSQALVDVLAGRGAGRAAGADAAPADAHAAAEAGAAARAAVLADELRSFHVAVSRARRVLLVTAVSDEDDQPSPFLDLVEPNDEDDDPRRTAAPAPLDLRGLVAQLRGRLEQSARAGAPEAEAAAVLARLADEGVPGADPAEWHGLADPSSDAPLWAAGERVPVSPSRIETAGTCTLRWALEAAGGTAPSSARQSLGTLVHALAQTHPRGGREALMAELDRRWPELGLGHGWPATLERRRAEAMVGRLADYLEKAGEPLAIEARFELELDRAVVRGTLDRVERAEPGPAVDPDGEADGAPVPVRVVDLKTGRTAPSAQEATTNPQLGAYQLAVDAGAVEGLTPGAVSAGAQLVFVSDVNKARAALREQPALGPDAPDDPSWARTHIEEVAERMAASSFAATANTLCDRCPVRRSCPLRDEGGQVVA, from the coding sequence GTGACCCCGACCCCCGCCGGACCGCCCTCCGCGGCCGGGCTGCGCCTCGTGCGGCCCGCGCTCGCGGACGTGCCGGCGCCGGTCCGGCTCGGAGCGGACCAGCGGGCCGTGGTCGACCGGGTCGTGGCGGGCGCCGACCCCGCACTGCTGGTCGTCGGCGCGGCGGGCACGGGCAAGACCCTGCTCGCCGTCGAGGCGGTGGCGGCGGCGCTGGGGGCGGACGACGACGGGCTGTTCCCCTCGCCGGACCTGCCGTCGCCGGACGAGGTCCTGGTGCTCGCGTCCGGGCGCCGCGCGGCCGCCGAGCTGCGCGACCGGATCGGCGCGCGGGTCCGGCGCACGACGGGCCAGGCGATGGTGCGCACCCCGGCGGCGGCGGCGTTCGCGGTGCTGCGGGCGCGCGCCGCGCTCCTCGGGGACCCGGCGCCGACCCTCATCTCCGGGCCCGAGCAGGACCTCGCGCTCGCCGAGCTGCTCGCCGGCCACGCGGCGGGGGAGGGCGTGCCGCTGGCCTGGCCCGCCGGCGTTCCGGAGGAGGCGCTCACGCTGCGCGCGTTCCGCGGCGAGCTGCGCGACCTCGTCATGCGCGCGGCCGAGCGGGGCGTCGAGCCCGAGGACCTGGCGCTGCTCGGCGAGCGGCACGGCCGGCCCGAGTGGGTCGCGGCCGCGGGGCTCTACCAGGAGTACGTGGACGTGACCACGCTGCGGGCGGGCACGCCCGACGCCGGCGCGCGCTACGACCCGGCGGTCGTCGTCGAGGAGGCGGCCGAGGTGCTGCGCACCTGGGAGGACGAGCTGCCCGGGCCCCGCCCGCGGTGGCGGCTGGTGGTGGTCGACGACTACCAGGAGGCGACCGAGGCGACGGCGCGGCTGCTGCGCGTGCTGCAGGACAACGGCGCGCGGCTGCTGCTGCTCGCGGATCCGGACGCCGCGGTGCAGACGTTCCGCGGGGCGACGCCGGCGCTCGTCGGGCGGGCGGACGTGGCCGGGACGGGGCCGGGCGAGCTCGGTGCGGCGCGGCTGGTGCTCGACGGCGTGCGGCGGCACGGGCCGGTGCTGCGCGGCGTGGCGGCCCGGGTGGCCGAGCGGATCGCGGTGGTCGGCGGCGCGGCGCACCGGCGGGCACTGCCGGTGCCGGGGGCCGGGGCGCCCGCTGCCGGCGGGGTGCCGACGCAGGGCGGCGAGGTCGGGGGCGTGCCGACGCCGGCCGGCGAGCCGGGACGCGTGCCGACGCCGGACGGTGGGGCGGGAGGCACGCCGGTGCCCGGCGGCGCCGTCGCCGTCCCGCGCGACGTGCTCCGGGCCGCGGTGCTGCCCAGCCCCGCGCAGGAGGCCGCCTGGGTCGCCCACGCCCTGCGCCGCGCGCACCTGGAGGACGGCACCCCCTGGGCCGAGATGGCCGTGATCGCCCGGTCCGGCGGCCAGGTCACCGCCCTGCGCCGCGCGCTCGGCTCCGCGCAGGTGCCGGTCGCGGTCGTCGGCAGCGACGTGCCGCTCCGCGACGAGCCCGCGGTGCGCCCGCTGCTCGACTCCCTGCGCGTCGCGCTGGGCCCGGATGCCGGCGGCTCCGCCCTGGACGCCGAGCTCGCCGCGCGGCTGTGCTGCTCGCCGCTCGGCGGGATGGACGCGGTGGGCCTGCGGCGGCTCCGGCGCAGCCTCCGGGCGGAGGAGGTGGCGCTCGGCGGCGGCCGCGCGAGCGACGAGCTGCTGGTCGAGGTGCTGCTGAGCCCGGCAGCCGCGGCCGTGCTGCAGCCGGTGGTACGCCGGCCCGTCGCCCGGATCGCCACGGTGCTCGCGGCCGGCCGGGAGGCGGCCGCGGCGCCGGGGGCGGACGCGCAGGCCGTGCTCTGGGCGATCTGGGACGCGTCGGGCCTGGCCGAGCCGTGGCGGCGGTCGGCGCTCGCGGGCGGCCCGGGCGGGGCGCGCGCGGACCGGGACCTCGACGCCGTGCTGGCCCTGTTCCGCGCCGCCGAGACCTTCGTCGACCGGATGCCGCAGGCCCGCGCGGCCGCGTTCCTCGAGTGGGTCGAGGCCCAGGAGCTGCCGTCCGACACGATCGCCGCGCGCGCCCGCCGGGACGCCGTGTCCGTGCTGACGCCCGCCGGTGCGGCGGGGCGGGAGTGGGACGTCGTCGCGGTCGCGGGCGTGCAGGAGGGCGTCTGGCCCGACCTGCGGCTGCGCGACTCGCTGCTCGGGTCGCAGGCGCTGGTCGACGTGCTGGCCGGGCGCGGCGCGGGCCGGGCGGCCGGCGCGGACGCCGCCCCCGCGGACGCGCACGCCGCGGCCGAGGCCGGCGCCGCCGCCCGGGCCGCGGTGCTCGCCGACGAGCTGCGCTCCTTCCACGTCGCCGTGTCGCGCGCCCGGCGGGTGCTGCTCGTGACCGCGGTGTCCGACGAGGACGACCAGCCGTCGCCGTTCCTCGACCTCGTCGAGCCGAACGACGAGGACGACGACCCGCGCCGCACCGCCGCGCCCGCCCCGCTCGACCTGCGCGGCCTGGTGGCGCAGCTGCGCGGCCGGCTGGAGCAGTCCGCGCGCGCGGGCGCCCCCGAAGCGGAGGCCGCCGCCGTGCTCGCGCGCCTCGCCGACGAGGGCGTCCCGGGCGCCGACCCCGCGGAGTGGCACGGCCTCGCCGACCCGTCGAGCGACGCGCCGCTGTGGGCCGCGGGCGAGCGGGTGCCGGTGTCGCCGTCGCGCATCGAGACCGCCGGCACCTGCACGCTGCGCTGGGCGCTGGAGGCCGCGGGCGGCACGGCGCCGAGCAGCGCGCGGCAGTCGCTCGGCACGCTCGTGCACGCCCTCGCGCAGACCCACCCGCGGGGCGGCCGGGAGGCGCTGATGGCGGAGCTCGACCGGCGGTGGCCGGAGCTCGGGCTCGGGCACGGCTGGCCCGCGACGCTGGAGCGGCGGCGCGCGGAGGCGATGGTCGGGCGGCTCGCGGACTACCTGGAGAAGGCGGGCGAGCCGCTCGCGATCGAGGCGCGGTTCGAGCTCGAGCTCGACCGGGCGGTGGTGCGCGGGACGCTGGACCGGGTGGAGCGGGCCGAGCCGGGTCCGGCCGTGGACCCCGACGGCGAGGCCGACGGCGCGCCGGTGCCGGTCCGGGTCGTCGACCTGAAGACCGGTCGGACGGCGCCGTCGGCGCAGGAGGCCACGACCAACCCGCAGCTCGGCGCGTACCAGCTGGCCGTGGACGCCGGCGCGGTCGAGGGCCTGACGCCGGGGGCGGTCAGCGCGGGGGCGCAGCTGGTCTTCGTGTCGGACGTCAACAAGGCCAGGGCGGCGCTCCGCGAGCAGCCCGCGCTCGGCCCGGACGCCCCGGACGACCCGTCCTGGGCGCGGACCCACATCGAGGAGGTGGCGGAGCGGATGGCCGCCTCGTCGTTCGCCGCGACCGCGAACACCCTGTGCGACCGCTGCCCCGTGCGCCGGTCCTGCCCGCTGCGCGACGAGGGCGGGCAGGTGGTCGCGTGA
- a CDS encoding ATP-dependent DNA helicase encodes MTAPALAATLSALDIARLLRRDPPTDEQVAVIESPVSPALVVAGAGSGKTETMSARVVWLLANGLVAPEEVLGLTFTRKAAGELAERVRRRLRHLARAAAAEGVHLPGLSVAEDAADGGAALLTVARPSISTYNAYAASLVGDHGLRIGVEPSARLLGEAAQWQLASEVVESWTADLDSSAAVSTVVEAVLTLSGALDEHLIDADEARRRIEGIVDDIEATPPGTPPRQPYAKVRELVASLRERQRMLDLVAAYRERKRAADALDFGDQVAIAARLARDVPEVGAGERARFRVVLLDEYQDTSYAQLVLLSELFGGGHPVTAVGDPHQSIYGWRGASAGGLERFPTDFPDVADDGDRRPAAVYALSTSWRNDVAVLDAANHVAAPLRRPEKARVALPTLGARPGAGAGEVVAHLAPTLEEEAQAVAEFVAARWRPEGGPGVDGGVPAPGGARVTAAVLCRKRAQFPVLHRALRAAGLPVEVVGLGGLLNTPEVVDVVALLQAAHDPSRGDALMRLLTGARTMLGAADLHALADWSAHLARGLDARAAAAVARDRAASAAGAATSDAAGAGAGGADGAGSGAGDRTDPGRAGGAPGALAGDGVAIDGAPSAGIPGDGAAEPAPVVADVVDERSIVDAVDSPPPPGWRSPSGRGLTPTGLTRVTAVGEVLRAVRQHTYLSLPELVAHAERLWGLDIEVASRAGVAPGRARAHLDAFREVAVRYADATDDPTLGGFLAWLESADAHEHGLDMPVAEPDPDAVQLITVHAAKGLEWDAVAVAGLVDGGLPATRTQGPNGPTDSAWLTGLGELPYPLRGDRHDLPDLAYAGAADPKDLEERRKQFLLDAGDHQVAEERRLAYVAFTRARAALLLTGAWWGDGSRVRPPSLFLTEVVDAGLARVAGWADLPDEGTENPRTQEVAGAVWPADPFGGEAEGGPVRRAAVEAAAAAVRAARDERAAAGGGAAGGDGAARRTAWDRTVDLLLAERALESRPRPEVELPAHLSASAVVRLAADSGEFARALRRPVPNRPSPQARRGTQFHAWVEGFFGSPALVDLDDLPGADDDSVPVDADEAALRAAFLATPWAALEPVAVEVDVETTVAGYVLRSRIDAVFRDPDRPGDRDAVVVVDWKTGAPPTDPDATAVRELQLAVYRLAWSRWTGTPLDRVSAAFCYVGAGRTVRPARLLGADEIERLLLAATDGPRA; translated from the coding sequence GTGACCGCGCCCGCGCTCGCCGCCACGCTGTCCGCCCTGGACATCGCGCGGCTGCTGCGGCGCGACCCGCCGACCGACGAGCAGGTGGCGGTCATCGAGTCGCCGGTGAGCCCCGCGCTCGTCGTGGCGGGCGCGGGATCGGGCAAGACCGAGACCATGTCCGCGCGCGTCGTCTGGCTGCTCGCGAACGGGCTGGTCGCGCCGGAGGAGGTCCTCGGCCTCACGTTCACCCGCAAGGCCGCCGGCGAGCTCGCGGAGCGCGTCCGCCGCCGCCTGCGGCACCTCGCGCGCGCCGCTGCGGCCGAGGGCGTGCACCTGCCCGGGCTGTCCGTCGCCGAGGACGCGGCCGACGGCGGCGCGGCGCTCCTCACCGTCGCCCGGCCGAGCATCTCCACCTACAACGCGTACGCGGCGTCGCTGGTCGGGGACCACGGGCTGCGGATCGGCGTCGAGCCGTCCGCCCGGCTGCTCGGCGAGGCCGCGCAGTGGCAGCTGGCCAGCGAGGTCGTCGAGTCGTGGACCGCCGACCTCGACTCGTCCGCCGCCGTGTCGACCGTGGTCGAGGCGGTGCTCACCCTGTCGGGCGCGCTGGACGAGCACCTCATCGACGCCGACGAGGCACGCCGCCGCATCGAGGGGATCGTCGACGACATCGAGGCGACCCCGCCCGGCACCCCGCCGCGGCAGCCGTACGCCAAGGTGCGCGAGCTCGTGGCGTCGCTGCGCGAGCGGCAGCGGATGCTCGACCTCGTCGCGGCGTACCGGGAGCGCAAGCGCGCGGCGGACGCCCTCGACTTCGGAGACCAGGTGGCGATCGCCGCCCGGCTGGCCCGGGACGTGCCCGAGGTCGGCGCGGGGGAGCGGGCCCGGTTCCGGGTGGTGCTGCTCGACGAGTACCAGGACACGTCCTACGCGCAGCTGGTGCTGCTCTCGGAGCTGTTCGGCGGCGGGCACCCGGTCACGGCGGTCGGCGACCCGCACCAGTCGATCTACGGCTGGCGGGGCGCGAGCGCGGGCGGGCTCGAGCGGTTCCCGACCGACTTCCCGGACGTCGCCGACGACGGCGACCGGCGGCCGGCGGCCGTCTACGCGCTGTCGACCTCCTGGCGGAACGACGTCGCGGTGCTCGACGCCGCCAACCACGTCGCCGCTCCACTGCGCCGGCCGGAGAAGGCGCGCGTGGCGCTGCCGACGCTCGGCGCCCGGCCCGGCGCGGGAGCCGGCGAGGTGGTCGCGCACCTCGCGCCCACGCTGGAGGAGGAGGCGCAGGCCGTCGCCGAGTTCGTCGCCGCGCGCTGGCGGCCCGAGGGCGGACCGGGCGTCGACGGCGGCGTGCCCGCGCCCGGCGGCGCGCGGGTCACGGCGGCCGTGCTGTGCCGCAAGCGCGCGCAGTTCCCGGTGCTGCACCGGGCGCTGCGGGCGGCCGGGCTGCCGGTGGAGGTCGTCGGCCTCGGCGGGCTGCTCAACACGCCCGAGGTCGTCGACGTCGTGGCGCTCCTGCAGGCGGCGCACGACCCGTCGCGCGGGGACGCGCTCATGCGGCTGCTCACCGGGGCGCGGACGATGCTCGGCGCGGCGGACCTGCACGCGCTCGCGGACTGGTCGGCGCACCTGGCGCGGGGGCTCGACGCGCGGGCGGCGGCGGCCGTGGCGCGGGACCGGGCGGCGTCGGCGGCGGGGGCGGCGACGTCGGACGCCGCGGGTGCGGGCGCCGGGGGTGCGGACGGGGCCGGGAGCGGTGCGGGAGACCGGACGGACCCCGGGCGGGCGGGCGGCGCCCCCGGTGCCCTCGCGGGCGACGGCGTCGCGATCGACGGCGCCCCGTCGGCGGGGATCCCCGGCGACGGGGCCGCCGAGCCCGCCCCGGTCGTGGCCGACGTCGTGGACGAGCGCAGCATCGTCGACGCGGTCGACTCCCCGCCCCCGCCCGGCTGGCGGAGCCCGTCCGGGCGGGGCCTCACCCCGACGGGCCTGACCCGGGTCACGGCCGTCGGCGAGGTGCTGCGCGCCGTCCGGCAGCACACCTACCTGTCCCTCCCCGAGCTGGTCGCGCACGCCGAGCGGCTGTGGGGCCTCGACATCGAGGTCGCGTCCCGCGCGGGCGTCGCCCCGGGCCGGGCCCGCGCGCACCTCGACGCGTTCCGCGAGGTCGCGGTCCGGTACGCCGACGCGACCGACGACCCGACCCTCGGCGGGTTCCTCGCCTGGCTGGAGTCGGCCGACGCGCACGAGCACGGCCTCGACATGCCGGTCGCCGAGCCGGACCCCGACGCCGTCCAGCTCATCACGGTGCACGCGGCCAAGGGGCTGGAGTGGGACGCGGTCGCCGTGGCCGGCCTGGTCGACGGCGGGCTGCCCGCCACCCGCACCCAGGGCCCGAACGGCCCGACCGACTCCGCCTGGCTCACCGGTCTGGGCGAGCTGCCGTACCCGCTGCGCGGCGACCGGCACGACCTGCCCGACCTCGCCTACGCCGGCGCCGCCGACCCGAAGGACCTGGAGGAGCGGCGCAAGCAGTTCCTCCTGGACGCGGGCGACCACCAGGTCGCCGAGGAGCGGCGGCTCGCCTACGTGGCGTTCACCCGGGCGCGGGCCGCGCTGCTGCTGACCGGCGCGTGGTGGGGCGACGGGTCGCGGGTGCGACCGCCGTCGTTGTTCCTCACCGAGGTGGTCGACGCCGGGCTGGCGCGGGTCGCCGGCTGGGCCGACCTGCCCGACGAGGGCACGGAGAACCCGCGGACGCAGGAGGTGGCGGGCGCGGTGTGGCCCGCGGACCCGTTCGGCGGCGAGGCCGAGGGCGGCCCGGTGCGGCGAGCCGCGGTCGAGGCGGCCGCGGCGGCGGTGCGCGCGGCACGGGACGAGCGCGCGGCGGCCGGCGGGGGCGCGGCGGGCGGCGACGGCGCGGCGCGCCGGACGGCCTGGGACCGCACGGTCGACCTGCTGCTCGCCGAGCGCGCGCTGGAGTCCCGGCCGCGGCCGGAGGTCGAGCTGCCCGCGCACCTGTCCGCGTCCGCCGTGGTCCGGCTCGCCGCCGACAGCGGCGAGTTCGCCCGGGCGCTGCGCCGGCCGGTGCCGAACCGCCCGTCGCCGCAGGCCCGGCGCGGCACCCAGTTCCACGCGTGGGTCGAGGGGTTCTTCGGGTCGCCGGCGCTGGTCGACCTCGACGACCTGCCCGGCGCCGACGACGACTCCGTCCCGGTCGACGCCGACGAGGCCGCGCTGCGCGCCGCGTTCCTCGCGACCCCGTGGGCCGCGCTGGAGCCGGTCGCGGTCGAGGTCGACGTCGAGACGACCGTCGCCGGCTACGTGCTGCGCTCGCGGATCGACGCGGTGTTCCGCGACCCCGACCGCCCGGGCGACCGGGACGCGGTGGTCGTCGTCGACTGGAAGACCGGCGCCCCGCCCACCGACCCGGACGCCACCGCGGTGCGCGAGCTGCAGCTCGCGGTCTACCGGCTCGCGTGGTCCCGGTGGACGGGCACCCCGCTCGACCGGGTGAGCGCGGCCTTCTGCTACGTCGGCGCGGGCCGCACGGTCCGCCCGGCGCGGCTGCTGGGCGCGGACGAGATCGAGCGCCTGCTCCTCGCGGCCACGGACGGCCCGCGGGCCTGA
- a CDS encoding TetR/AcrR family transcriptional regulator: MDQPPAGRGRPARMPRALRRAQVLAIAQELFTSEGFHHVSMDDIADRAEVSKPVLYRHFPSKLDLYLTVVDARGDELLSAVDAAVAMHPPGEVRPHDARAILTGVVRAYVDFVDGAGESSALLFESDVRHDLEVRARVERATEAVTRRLQSVLGEVAGVPAETAALLAPSVAAMAQAAATRRLRAPDGSSARDTATLVARLAWGGVAGFVPGAAGSDAEPADGSHDVSTQGERGPLDDPGDVGPA, from the coding sequence ATGGACCAGCCCCCCGCCGGCCGCGGACGCCCGGCGCGCATGCCCCGCGCGCTCCGCCGCGCGCAGGTCCTGGCGATCGCCCAGGAGCTGTTCACGTCCGAGGGCTTCCACCACGTGTCGATGGACGACATCGCCGACCGCGCCGAGGTCAGCAAGCCGGTGCTGTACCGGCACTTCCCGTCCAAGCTCGACCTCTACCTCACCGTCGTCGACGCCCGCGGGGACGAGCTGCTGTCCGCCGTCGACGCCGCCGTGGCCATGCACCCGCCGGGCGAGGTCCGGCCGCACGACGCCCGCGCCATCCTCACCGGCGTGGTGCGCGCGTACGTGGACTTCGTCGACGGCGCCGGGGAGTCGTCCGCCCTGCTGTTCGAGTCGGACGTCCGGCACGACCTGGAGGTGCGCGCCCGGGTCGAGCGGGCCACCGAGGCCGTCACCCGCCGGCTGCAGTCGGTCCTCGGCGAGGTCGCGGGCGTGCCGGCCGAGACCGCCGCCCTGCTCGCGCCGTCGGTCGCCGCGATGGCCCAGGCCGCCGCGACCCGCCGGCTCCGGGCACCGGACGGCAGCTCCGCGCGCGACACCGCCACGCTGGTCGCGCGGCTGGCGTGGGGCGGCGTCGCCGGGTTCGTCCCCGGGGCCGCCGGGTCCGACGCCGAGCCTGCCGACGGGTCGCACGACGTGTCCACCCAGGGCGAACGCGGGCCGCTCGACGACCCCGGGGACGTCGGCCCGGCCTAG
- a CDS encoding DUF3107 domain-containing protein, whose protein sequence is MDITIGVQNLPRELVIESDQTADEVTAAVTEALNGKPVLELTDNRGRRVIVPSASIGYVEIGTESKGRVGFGAI, encoded by the coding sequence GTGGACATCACGATCGGTGTGCAGAACCTGCCCCGCGAGCTGGTGATCGAGTCGGACCAGACGGCCGACGAGGTCACCGCCGCCGTCACCGAGGCCCTGAACGGCAAGCCGGTGCTCGAGCTGACCGACAACCGCGGCCGGCGCGTCATCGTGCCGTCCGCCTCGATCGGCTACGTCGAGATCGGCACGGAGTCGAAGGGCCGCGTCGGCTTCGGCGCGATCTGA